In Lycium ferocissimum isolate CSIRO_LF1 chromosome 7, AGI_CSIRO_Lferr_CH_V1, whole genome shotgun sequence, the sequence AAATCATTTAAGAAGCTGTGCTCTGGCACCATTCCATGTTTTGCAAGCCTGTTTTTGCattttatataactttctaCAAATTTTGAGAAGGCCCACCTCTGTAAAATATGAGTGAAATTATTAGTACTGCACGTTAGTTTTGTGAGAGGAAGAGTAGAAATCCGACTAGCTGGTAATTTGAACATATTGTTGTTACACCAAGCATATAGTAGTAACTTTAAAACGACTTATCATAACTTTGGGATGGATTGTGATAACCTGTGAAAGGATAGTAGTAGTAACTTTATCAAACGTGTCGCTTTTTGTTGTTTCAGCTGCaactatatttatttttcttgttttctcacTTACCTCAAAAAGAGATTTCTTAGTTTAAGATGAATATAACTAAATCGTTGCTGAGTCTTTTAATGAATTTAATTAGTCAGGAtcgaaaaaaatgaaattaccAATGGTGAAAGAGTTGTGGCGAGGAGACTTAGAAGAAGGCCTTCACCGGGTTTATGCACTGTAAGTTCGGAGAATCGACTTAAATAGATTTTTGCCAGAGAGAATCCCCATGGGAAAAAGTCAGGAAGGTCCCAATGAGGTGTCCTGATTACTACTGTGCATGGAAGTTCAACCCCTGCAACATTGATTTGTACAAAAAACGGCAGCCCAAGAATGAAGCTGATGTTTATAAACAAACAATAATGGAATAAGATCACAAGTAGCAGTACTTACCATTAACCGTTGAGCACTCCATGGCAACGTCCATTCCTGATCTATTGAATCCAATGATGGCTACTTGTTTTCCTTTGACAAAGTTGGCTGCACTTTTGGGGTCCATTTTGGAATAGTCCATTGAATGGATTACTTTGCCTTGTAAAGCGTCAGGGCCTTTGTTTGGGGGGAATTCAGGGATGTTGGGAACTTGGCTGAATCTTCCCACGCAAACTACTACAAAATCAACTTGGTATACCTACATGCAAGTTCAACCAATCATGAGGACATATGACATATGAGTTATCAATTAGGAGAGCTCGACTGAtggaggaagagaaagaaaagtcaaTTTCTGAAAGATCTTCACCGAGCTAGTGAGAGCTGAATTTTACGAGGGAATACTTTCCTTGATCTTGCACATGGAAAACTCAAGTAAGTCACCAACAAATGAAGTTATCAACTCAAGATGAGCACCAAATAGAGAAGATAAAGAACAAGTGGGCATTGACTTATGTTATTAGGAGAAAAGTTGTGATATATAAGTTGAAAGAGAGGAAAGCACAATGAAACAGAGAACAAAAAGGAAGTGTATTTAAAGCAAAAGAAGAGtaaatatagggagaaaaaaaGTTCTCTGTCCAACTTCCCACTTCTATTTCTAATTTTAGCAACTTTAAATCCTTTAGATGAAAGTTGAAAACGTTATCTCCATAAAATACTAGAatagttaaaaaagaaaaaaaaatacccttATAGTAGTACTACAAATTCGTTTTAGATCAATCACTAACAACTGGTACTTTCAGAGAGCTTTTATTAAATTTCAGGTCATCAAATTAAAATATTGAACTTGAACATGCAAAGAATTGCGAGAACATCGACATTTtggaattttcctttttggtagGGTGGTTGATTAATTACCTGTGTGGAGAGGGTTCGAATGTCTTGTACGGTGACGTTCCACTTCCCTTTATTGCTAAAAGCCTCACCGGTTCCGCCCCACAAATTCCATTCTCCACTAATTGAGTCGCCACCTTCATAGCTGATGCTCAATACTTTCTTGTTAAACTGGATATGGCGTAGCAAATCAAAGTGACGAGCATAAGATTCAATGTACTCCAGCACTGTTTGATGGTCAGGAAACACTTCAGTTACCGAATCGGGCCAGGGAAAATCAGAGAACTGGTAAAACGGTTTTGGTGTTTGCAGCTTAGTCCTGCCAATGGTTTTAGTCCAAACACCCCCAATGCTACTCTCGGACTCGAATACAATTGGATCAAAACCTTTAGAAATGCTGTATTTGCAGGCTAAGAGGCCGCTGATTCCTGCTCCAATTATTGCTATTATCTGCTGCTTTCTGCTCTCTCTGTGATTAGTTGCCATTATTACTGCAACAGTACTCTCTTagtctctcctttttttctGTAATGTGAAGATTATGGGGTTGAATGATTGATGGGTAGAGAGCTTGAATTGCCCTCTTTATAAATAGCTAATGACAAGGATCAAGATGAGATAGTTTGATTTCTTGCTTGTTTGGCCACCCTAAAATGCCAAAAACTGCTTGTCCTTTTCAAAAGATGTTCAGTATTTTAGAAAACTGAGCCGTCTGGCCAAATCTTTCACGGAAATAAGTCTTTTAATTAGTActcgtcccaaaataagtgttatcattgcaaaaaaaatttgtcctaaAACATGTGTCATATgagaaattcaagacaaaaattgacAAGTTTTCCAACTATATCcttacaattaaaaaaatagtccTTTTTAATATTGATCAATTcttaaaatacttttattaaacaggataatttagtaaacttcacattgtatttattgatttcttaattaGTGTGATTTTTGATATAgtaacacttattttgggaagTAGGGAGTAGTAGAGTTGTTTTACAAAAGGTAAAAAGGGTAAGTTTTTTTTCCAGAAGCTCTTTTGGAGCTTGGCCAAGTACAAATTACTGTAAAATATCTACAAAAGTCTTTTTCAAACTGATTACCAGAACACAAATTGCTATTCTCCTAACGTTCTTTTTGGAAAAACATTGCTGCTCAAAAAACACTTcttaaaataagtaaattttaaaaacttgacCAAACAAGCTACTCCGTCCATTCTAATATGAATGAATTACTGGCACCTTTTTATGGCTCTTTTGGTCTTTCTTAGACGTTTCTAAGAAAAATGCTTACAAAATTTTGAAGATATACGTCCCTTCACATTCTTTTGATTGCACTGTCTTTACGTACACAATTGAGAAGTAATTCACATTTatgaattaattaaaatatatattgtttaaaagtgtctttattttcataaagaAAGAGGGTATaacaaatttgaaaatattttacacGACCGCGCGAAGCGTGAGAAGATTAActagtttaattaattaatgggttaagggtaaaaaacaCACGTGCAATAGTCTATAGATTATCACATTTTTtgagtttcctacctaaactatcatgaAGGTGAAAGTTTGGAAAACACATCTCAACTATTTACATTCACTTTTCTTATATTGACACATCAAAAAGATAGTTTGCAAATATGTTATAAATTAATccatttttgaggtgtaatttcatcactttttcaaatatttagGTGCTTCTCACATGTAATATATCCTAAAACACATCTCCATTatctcttaattaattaattaattaattaattaattaatgtcTAACCATGAAAAAATCAGGGGAGATGTGTTTTCGGATATATTACAttacaaattttaaataaataaaatatgagatatttgtaaagttattttcttctatttaaattgcactaattgattataaaagattattttcaaaaaaaaattgattatgcAATTTAACCACGCCCCTACAAGTATCGTATTAGTACCATAAGGGCACGTTTAGCTTGTTGTATTAGAAGAGATACTCATGGGATTATATAatttacggaaaaggctcaaatatgccatccaactatcagaaatggctcatttatgtcactcatcaatagtttgactcatttatgtcatcaaactataggaaatggctcatttattccatcgaactatagaaaatggctcatttatgccactcatcaatagtttgactcatttatacCATCGTCTattatcaaaatgactcatcgatgccatatttcattaaaactggttttacaataccatatatgacacgtggcttacaactagattatggttgtgggtgagTAAGGTGTATGGATCgggttttttattaatttggtatttaaaattgatctggtttaattaaacgacgtagacctctaattggagccacgtgtcatatctggtattataaagcgggtgttaatgaaaaattaatgaatatcaTTTTAATATGGTGATGGATAAataagtcaaactattgatCAATGACATAAATGgcccatttcctatagttcgatagATAAATGAGTCATTTATATTGATACCAAGACAAATGAACAAACTATTGATGATGGCGTAAATGATAGTCATTTTCGATAGTtgaatggcatatttgagccttttccgtataaTTTATCGTGTGTTTAGTTTGTACTTTTAAACTCCTGCATAACTAGGCGACTCCTTGGATAAATAAGTTATACACCAACTGTTGTATTTTGTTATACCAGATGAAACATGGAATAAAAATACTTATAAATTAGTTGTACACAAATAAAATATTCGAAAGACAAAACTATCCTTGATCTTAAGTTTATCAAATCCATTCGATCaacatacggaaataaagaacaagattaCAGATTATTCCcaatacatacacacacacactcaaaTCCCTATGTCCTTTGTATGAATAAAATAGtggtttttcttattttctttgcaTTACAGCCCATTACTTTTTCTCTAAATGAAACGAGACAGGACATAGTTAATTGATTGGCCCCTAACGTGGCAGGTAGGTTCGAATTATTACCAAAAGTTTAAATGCTAAACAGGACTAGCTACTACCTCAATTGCACTAATTAATCAGAAAACTTATCCTCTATCAGTGGCTCAGGCCAAGTTCCGTTCCCTGATATTTTTACACGTGATTGATTTTTTGGTTTGGTAGAATGAAATATCAGTGTCAAAATCATAAGAGTCGCATCAGAGGAAATTACGGGTTAGATTCTCTCCATTTCacttcttccattttcttgatcTACCTTAAATTAGAGACACAGCGTATggttaaaattaatattaaaatttaattaactaaaacaaggccctaaccatagttcatataattaataacttatccattaatatattagaatatttttctctctctacctaTTTTACTTTTCCTATCCAGTAAAATATCTTTTCTAATTTACCCGATTATCTTTtgccacttaattttttttccccaataGACCCCAATAGACCCATTATTCAGTtggtgatatttttcattttttcaattgtgatgcttactaattcacataatatagaccccattattcaattgataattgtatatttttgaaaaagttgtCTATATTACGAAAAATATCCCCATTAAAGAGTTttcatgataaaaaaaaaagatggaatattaaaataggaagagagagaaaatattttaatatatttatggataagttattaattatatgaactatgattaggccttgttttag encodes:
- the LOC132065216 gene encoding probable flavin-containing monooxygenase 1 isoform X3 yields the protein MATNHRESRKQQIIAIIGAGISGLLACKYSISKGFDPIVFESESSIGGVWTKTIGRTKLQTPKPFYQFSDFPWPDSVTEVFPDHQTVLEYIESYARHFDLLRHIQFNKKVLSISYEGGDSISGEWNLWGGTGEAFSNKGKWNVTVQDIRTLSTQVYQVDFVVVCVGRFSQVPNIPEFPPNKGPDALQGKVIHSMDYSKMDPKSAANFVKGKQVAIIGFNRSGMDVAMECSTVNGVELPCTVVIRTPHWDLPDFFPWGFSLAKIYLSRFSELTVHKPGEGLLLSLLATTLSPLRWAFSKFVESYIKCKNRLAKHGMVPEHSFLNDLTSCSLAIVPEGLYDRVEEGSIKLTKKVEIFGFSKEGIMLKGQAEPIKSDLVILATGFKGIDKLKHIFESTKYQEFIAGSDDSAAPLYRECIHPRIPQLAIIGFSESIANLYTSEIRCRWLAELLDGKFKLPSIKIMEKDTAEWDKYKKRYSYRKNYMRPSIAALHIWHNDQLCKDMGWNPKRKKGLFAEWFEPYGPMDYVG